The following proteins are encoded in a genomic region of Archangium lipolyticum:
- a CDS encoding protein kinase domain-containing protein — translation MPPSWPPDDRDPGQPQDETQPLTPPPRERTAPAGPRARQAHTPYLQDRSEPEGPELRRGERVDRYVILKAVGEGGMGVVYAAYDPELDRKVALKLLRLEMNDAEQGRARLLREAQAMARVSHPNVCSVYDVGTFGEQVFIAMEFISGSTLHQWLKQERSWRDVLRVFLQAGQGLEAAHAAGLVHRDFKPANVLIGKDDRAFVTDFGLARLVSSNEEEEEDPSASLALPPGRMGESSPGVSSSVTQVGVVVGTPNYMPPEQYLGNTPDARSDQFSFCAALFKALYRTRPFEPKQMAAAAAELGERSTASLAIQAPPSSSKVPAWVRRAVLKGLSLRPEERFASMRALLDALSQEPRRAAKRQGLMVAAGLSVALIAAVGVQTHRQSQICAGSDQLMARSWNPEMRQKLEAAFSATGRAFAPEVARSVGQVLDTYAGEWVRQHTEACEATRVRGVQTEELLSLRVVCLERHRQDFQALAHLLTEADRKLVDRAVDAVNGLPSPRECQDIVSLSTQASLPADPALRGQIEQLATELSAVKALGRAGRYKAALSQAQQLEPKVLATGYLPLQAELRSSLGWYQQTVGDLESGAFQVEQAINDAEAGKADRLKVDAINRLVFILGLQGQEKQAEQWARLSGSALSRMGGDTLLASELEGNLGTVALRQGNYPEAKRRFEKTRELQLKVMAPEDLRSTWTTYNLGVAALMMGERERALELLNEARGRMEALLGKSHPHVADCHSMLAWANRELGRLEPSLTHARTAVDIQKAMFGEEHPAVADALDAVGMSLIALERHDEARTTFETALAMKEKALGSDSPDLSFSYDGIGQALLAAGRAEEAIAPLEKALSFEDVEPEPLAESGFALARALWQSEKDFVRALAEASKARERFVQVGKQERVAEVEAWLKSHPVPEEKPRSSRAKALSSKRKRGLVRSVP, via the coding sequence ATGCCTCCCTCATGGCCCCCTGACGACAGAGACCCCGGGCAGCCCCAGGACGAGACCCAGCCTCTGACCCCACCGCCCCGGGAGCGCACCGCTCCCGCGGGTCCGCGGGCGAGGCAGGCCCATACGCCCTATCTCCAGGACCGTTCGGAGCCGGAGGGGCCCGAGCTGCGCCGGGGCGAGCGGGTCGATCGCTACGTCATCCTCAAGGCCGTGGGCGAGGGGGGCATGGGCGTGGTGTATGCCGCCTATGATCCGGAGCTGGATCGCAAGGTGGCGCTCAAGCTGCTGCGCCTGGAGATGAACGACGCGGAGCAGGGGCGGGCCCGGTTGTTGCGCGAGGCCCAGGCCATGGCGCGCGTCTCCCATCCCAACGTGTGCTCCGTGTACGACGTGGGGACGTTCGGCGAGCAGGTCTTCATCGCCATGGAGTTCATCTCCGGCTCCACGCTGCACCAGTGGCTGAAGCAGGAGCGCTCGTGGCGGGACGTGCTGAGGGTGTTCCTCCAGGCGGGCCAGGGCCTCGAGGCGGCACACGCGGCGGGGCTGGTGCACCGCGACTTCAAGCCGGCCAACGTGCTCATCGGCAAGGATGATCGCGCGTTCGTGACGGACTTCGGTCTGGCGCGGCTGGTGTCCTCCAACGAAGAGGAAGAGGAGGATCCCTCCGCCTCGCTCGCGTTGCCTCCGGGGAGGATGGGCGAGAGCTCGCCCGGGGTCTCCTCGTCCGTCACCCAGGTCGGGGTGGTGGTGGGCACGCCCAACTACATGCCTCCCGAGCAGTACCTCGGGAATACGCCGGACGCGCGCTCGGACCAGTTCAGCTTCTGCGCCGCGCTCTTCAAGGCCCTCTACCGGACGCGCCCCTTCGAGCCCAAGCAGATGGCCGCGGCCGCCGCGGAGCTGGGCGAGCGGTCCACGGCTTCGCTGGCGATCCAGGCGCCCCCCTCCAGCTCCAAGGTACCCGCCTGGGTGCGGCGCGCGGTGCTCAAGGGGTTGTCGCTCCGCCCGGAGGAGCGGTTCGCCTCCATGAGGGCGCTGCTGGACGCGCTGTCGCAGGAGCCCCGGCGGGCGGCGAAGCGCCAGGGACTGATGGTGGCGGCGGGCCTGTCGGTGGCGCTGATCGCTGCGGTGGGCGTGCAGACGCACCGGCAGAGCCAGATTTGCGCCGGGTCGGACCAGCTCATGGCGCGGTCGTGGAACCCGGAGATGCGCCAGAAGCTGGAGGCGGCGTTCTCCGCGACGGGCAGGGCCTTCGCGCCGGAGGTGGCCCGGAGCGTGGGCCAGGTGCTGGACACGTACGCGGGCGAGTGGGTGCGCCAGCACACCGAGGCGTGCGAGGCCACGCGGGTGCGCGGCGTGCAGACCGAGGAGCTGCTGTCGCTTCGGGTGGTGTGCCTGGAGCGGCATCGCCAGGACTTCCAGGCGCTGGCCCACCTGCTCACGGAGGCGGACCGCAAGCTGGTGGATCGCGCGGTGGACGCCGTCAACGGCCTGCCCTCGCCGCGGGAGTGCCAGGACATCGTCTCCCTGTCCACCCAGGCCAGCCTGCCGGCGGACCCGGCCCTGCGCGGACAGATAGAGCAGCTCGCCACGGAGCTGTCCGCGGTGAAGGCGCTCGGCAGGGCGGGGCGCTACAAGGCCGCGCTGAGCCAGGCCCAACAGCTCGAGCCCAAGGTGCTGGCCACCGGCTACCTGCCGCTCCAGGCCGAGCTGCGCAGCAGCCTGGGGTGGTACCAGCAGACCGTGGGCGACCTCGAGTCCGGGGCTTTCCAGGTGGAGCAGGCGATCAATGACGCCGAGGCGGGCAAGGCGGATCGCCTGAAGGTCGATGCGATCAACCGGTTGGTGTTCATTCTCGGCCTCCAGGGCCAGGAGAAGCAGGCGGAGCAGTGGGCCCGGCTGTCGGGCTCGGCGCTGAGCCGCATGGGAGGAGATACGCTCCTGGCCAGCGAGCTGGAGGGCAACCTGGGCACCGTGGCCCTGCGCCAGGGCAACTACCCGGAGGCGAAGCGGCGCTTCGAGAAGACGCGCGAGCTGCAGCTGAAGGTGATGGCGCCGGAGGATCTCCGGAGCACGTGGACGACGTACAACCTGGGGGTGGCCGCCCTGATGATGGGCGAGCGCGAGCGCGCGTTGGAGCTGCTGAACGAGGCGCGCGGCCGGATGGAGGCCCTCCTGGGCAAGAGCCATCCCCATGTGGCGGACTGCCACTCCATGCTCGCCTGGGCGAACCGGGAGCTGGGCCGCCTGGAGCCGTCGCTGACGCACGCGCGGACGGCGGTGGACATCCAGAAGGCCATGTTCGGTGAGGAGCACCCGGCCGTGGCGGATGCGCTGGACGCGGTGGGGATGAGCCTGATCGCGCTCGAACGCCACGACGAGGCGCGCACGACCTTCGAGACCGCGCTGGCGATGAAGGAGAAGGCGCTGGGGTCCGACAGCCCGGACCTGTCCTTCTCGTACGATGGCATCGGCCAGGCGCTGCTGGCGGCGGGGCGCGCGGAGGAGGCCATCGCTCCCCTGGAGAAGGCGCTCTCCTTCGAGGACGTGGAGCCGGAGCCCCTGGCGGAGAGTGGTTTCGCCCTGGCGCGGGCCCTCTGGCAGTCGGAGAAGGACTTCGTCCGGGCACTCGCCGAGGCCTCCAAGGCCCGCGAGCGCTTCGTCCAGGTGGGCAAGCAGGAGCGCGTGGCCGAGGTGGAGGCGTGGTTGAAGTCCCACCCGGTGCCCGAGGAGAAGCCGAGGTCCTCGCGCGCCAAGGCCCTGTCCTCGAAGCGCAAGAGGGGCCTGGTCCGCTCCGTGCCGTAG
- a CDS encoding TadE/TadG family type IV pilus assembly protein yields the protein MGAFRRTPRGQASVELALGLTVFVTVVMVGIHFSEVGYLSLKVHQAAVSPLWDSTALRVHRMRGQQNDIGDFGAFDAIAPAVTANARERYRDFDGRSSTPGARAHLSQAFTRLDELSVRCAPEDEVAFDLPRGQLPSMRSPRAGDWGTYPPGQDVGSPTDSVLDGVYENEGGIRCAAEAHLEGLPTLPTSFLEGEGGFFEEKHSVWLDIRACAAGRPVGGRCQGSYGILLGDFGFADTEVSGHCPLQPERPDMPCPENRAFYYAAKKVFDNTGRAAGRAASDFAEAFVGFSPIDESAFFMSYRGEEDNYVELDTPRGESQDERDRPRNTGGVDHKPEVRRRPSNMCFLGLRGC from the coding sequence GTTGGCATCCACTTCTCCGAGGTGGGCTACCTGTCGCTCAAGGTGCACCAGGCGGCGGTCTCCCCCCTCTGGGACAGCACGGCGCTCCGGGTGCACCGGATGCGGGGCCAGCAGAACGACATCGGTGACTTCGGCGCCTTCGACGCCATCGCTCCCGCGGTGACGGCCAACGCCCGCGAGCGCTACCGCGACTTCGACGGGCGCAGCTCCACCCCGGGCGCGCGCGCTCACCTCTCCCAGGCCTTCACCCGGTTGGATGAGCTGAGCGTGCGGTGCGCCCCGGAGGACGAGGTGGCCTTCGACCTTCCCCGGGGCCAGCTCCCTTCCATGCGTTCACCCCGGGCCGGTGATTGGGGCACCTACCCTCCCGGACAGGACGTGGGCAGCCCGACGGACAGTGTGCTCGATGGCGTCTACGAGAACGAGGGCGGCATTCGTTGCGCCGCGGAGGCCCACCTCGAGGGGTTGCCCACGCTGCCCACCTCCTTCCTGGAGGGGGAGGGGGGATTCTTCGAGGAGAAGCATTCCGTGTGGCTGGACATCCGGGCGTGCGCCGCGGGCCGGCCCGTGGGTGGGCGCTGCCAGGGCAGCTACGGCATCCTGCTCGGGGACTTCGGCTTCGCCGATACCGAGGTGAGCGGCCACTGCCCCCTTCAACCCGAGAGGCCAGACATGCCCTGTCCCGAGAACCGGGCCTTCTACTACGCGGCCAAGAAGGTGTTCGACAACACGGGGCGCGCCGCGGGCCGGGCCGCTTCTGATTTCGCCGAGGCTTTCGTCGGTTTCAGTCCCATTGATGAAAGCGCTTTCTTCATGAGCTACCGCGGTGAGGAGGACAACTACGTCGAGCTGGACACCCCTCGTGGCGAGTCCCAGGACGAGAGGGATCGGCCGCGCAACACCGGGGGCGTGGATCACAAGCCGGAGGTCCGGCGCCGCCCCTCCAACATGTGCTTCCTGGGGCTGCGGGGATGCTGA
- a CDS encoding cysteine peptidase family C39 domain-containing protein: MSLNIGRSGIIRPSLATQDVQRPQWKEVPVVDQLNPEGATPETYRNGVYNCAGAVAATVARALGTKQGQSDADLINDLSRDRTTSKGTTTKGMVSMLKEVGAQVDGKAITGRYSDSRLDSLLAKGDKVVAQVGVKNESTGRYDPHYVLVDGKDKNGRYVIKDPLKGTYSMSAESLRKAVNHMPGAGGVLIPIKPAQPRAVAPQEAASPGGLGTSKVSGPTVDVIKTDDSKVQGKDTTFKPYLTDSFQDHQPRPPVTLNPQETKALFKPVVPTVAEAPQLVAHDMGPDKYANHVLGLLGQNGEDTSVKEQGQQLLDGLKTSANPVDQTAYEKIMQSFADQAGIGQRVKVRGYEE; the protein is encoded by the coding sequence ATGAGTCTGAATATCGGCAGGTCGGGGATCATCCGCCCTTCTCTTGCGACGCAGGACGTCCAGCGTCCCCAGTGGAAGGAGGTCCCGGTCGTCGACCAGCTCAATCCTGAGGGGGCTACCCCCGAGACCTATCGCAATGGCGTCTACAACTGCGCCGGGGCCGTGGCCGCGACGGTGGCTCGCGCGCTGGGCACGAAGCAGGGGCAGTCGGACGCCGACCTCATCAATGACCTGTCGAGGGATCGCACGACCTCGAAGGGCACCACCACCAAGGGTATGGTCTCCATGCTCAAGGAGGTGGGGGCCCAGGTCGACGGCAAGGCGATCACCGGGCGCTACTCGGACAGCCGGTTGGACTCGCTCCTGGCCAAGGGGGACAAGGTCGTCGCCCAGGTGGGGGTGAAGAACGAGAGCACCGGCCGCTACGACCCGCACTACGTCCTGGTCGATGGGAAGGACAAGAACGGCCGCTACGTCATCAAGGATCCGCTGAAGGGCACCTACTCGATGTCGGCGGAGTCGCTGCGCAAGGCCGTCAATCACATGCCCGGCGCCGGGGGCGTGCTCATCCCCATCAAACCGGCCCAGCCACGCGCCGTCGCTCCCCAGGAGGCCGCCTCGCCGGGTGGACTGGGCACGTCGAAGGTGTCCGGCCCCACCGTCGATGTCATCAAGACCGACGACAGCAAGGTGCAGGGCAAGGACACCACCTTCAAGCCGTACCTGACGGACAGCTTCCAGGACCACCAGCCCAGGCCGCCGGTCACCCTCAATCCGCAGGAGACCAAGGCCCTCTTCAAGCCCGTGGTTCCGACGGTGGCCGAGGCCCCGCAGCTCGTCGCCCACGACATGGGTCCGGACAAGTACGCCAATCACGTGCTGGGGCTGCTGGGCCAGAACGGCGAGGACACCTCGGTGAAGGAGCAGGGACAGCAACTGCTCGATGGGCTCAAGACGAGCGCCAACCCGGTGGACCAGACGGCGTACGAGAAGATCATGCAGAGCTTCGCCGACCAGGCGGGCATCGGCCAGCGCGTCAAGGTCCGGGGTTACGAGGAGTGA